A single window of Periophthalmus magnuspinnatus isolate fPerMag1 chromosome 9, fPerMag1.2.pri, whole genome shotgun sequence DNA harbors:
- the tbx1 gene encoding T-box transcription factor TBX1 isoform X2 has protein sequence MDDGGPLSPKANAFSIASLISAAELTGNAAFDKLSSGGLDKPDLHNSTSFKMHYSTVTREMEAFTTSSLSSLNTPGGYHLSPSPGDPYGQHESHFEPCPTAQHSYNYPGSNPGQAPPSDGGTPNCSSSSSNSTPNSKNIVKKNPKVANINVQLEMKALWDEFNQLGTEMIVTKAGRRMFPTFQVKIFGMDPMADYMLLMDFLPVDDKRYRYAFHSSSWLVAGKADPATPGRVHYHPDSPAKGAQWMKQIVSFDKLKLTNNLLDDNGHIILNSMHRYQPRFHVVYVDPRKDSEKYAEENYKTFVFEETRFTAVTAYQNHRITQLKIASNPFAKGFRDCDPEDWPRNHRPGSLPIMSAFARTRNPMSSPPQQNGAEKEDSRREYERDPSGTPIHGDPAHQLMSRVLSPALPVPGGLHAVPLTTGRPSPPHDLRPEPHPGATLPPDTLHHHPYKYPTTYEHYLGAKTRPSPYPLPSIRHTTYHHHMNPATANMYSATSGPANYDYGPR, from the exons ATGGACGACGGCGGCCCCCTGTCTCCCAAGGCCAATGCTTTCAGTATTGCCTCTCTGATTTCGGCTGCGGAGCTAACAGGAAACGCGGCGTTTGATAAACTCAGCAGCGGTGGCCTGGACAAGCCAGACCTGCACAACAGCACGTCTTTTAAAATGCACTACAGCACTGTCACCCGGGAAATGGAAG CCTTCACGACGAGCAGCCTGAGCAGCCTCAACACGCCGGGAGGCTACCACCTCTCTCCGTCCCCCGGGGACCCATACGGTCAGCATGAGTCCCACTTTGAGCCGTGCCCCACTGCGCAGCACAGCTACAACTACCCGGGCTCCAACCCGGGCCAGGCCCCGCCGAGCGACGGAGGCACACCTAACTGCTCATCGTCCTCCTCTAACTCTACCCCAAACAGCAAAAACATCGTCAAGAAAAACCCCAAAGTTGCAAACATTAACGTTCAACTGGAGATGAAAGCATTATGGGACGAGTTTAATCAACTCGGGACAGAGATGATCGTGACTAAGGCGGGCAG GAGGATGTTTCCAACTTTTCAAGTCAAAATATTTGGGATGGACCCGATGGCAGATTATATGCTTCTTATGGACTTTTTGCCGGTGGACGACAAACGTTACAG GTATGCTTTCCACAGCTCCTCGTGGCTTGTAGCGGGAAAGGCAGACCCTGCTACGCCGGGCAGGGTGCACTACCACCCGGACTCCCCAGCTAAAGGCGCGCAGTGGATGAAGCAGATCGTGTCATTTGATAAACTCAAACTGACCAATAACCTCCTGGACGACAACGGCCAC ATTATTCTAAATTCGATGCACCGCTACCAGCCCCGGTTTCACGTGGTTTACGTGGATCCGCGCAAAGACAGCGAGAAGTACGCAGAGGAAAACTACAAGACGTTTGTGTTCGAGGAGACGCGCTTCACGGCGGTCACTGCGTACCAGAACCACCGG ATCACACAGCTAAAGATAGCCAGCAATCCTTTCGCAAAGGGATTCAGGGACTGTGACCCAGAGGACTG GCCCAGGAATCACCGGCCCGGCTCGCTGCCAATTATGAGTGCCTTCGCCAGAACCAGAAACCCCATGTCGTCTCCCCCTCAGCAGAACGGCGCAGAGAAAG AGGACAGCCGGCGAGAGTACGAGCGGGACCCCAGTGGCACCCCCATCCACGGCGACCCCGCTCACCAGCTCATGTCCCGCGTCCTCAGCCCCGCCCTACCCGTCCCCGGAGGTCTCCACGCCGTCCCCCTCACCACAGGACGTCCCAGCCCACCCCACGACCTGCGCCCCGAACCCCACCCCGGCGCAACCCTCCCCCCGGACACCCTCCACCACCACCCGTACAAATACCCCACCACTTACGAACACTACTTGGGTGCTAAAACCAGGCCAAGCCCCTATCCTTTACCCAGTATTCGGCACACAACCTACCACCATCATATGAACCCCGCCACAGCTAATATGTACTCTGCCACTAGTGGGCCGGCAAACTACGACTACGGGCCAAGATAA
- the tbx1 gene encoding T-box transcription factor TBX1 isoform X1 translates to MDDGGPLSPKANAFSIASLISAAELTGNAAFDKLSSGGLDKPDLHNSTSFKMHYSTVTREMEAISSPWLTQLSHFCDVAAFTTSSLSSLNTPGGYHLSPSPGDPYGQHESHFEPCPTAQHSYNYPGSNPGQAPPSDGGTPNCSSSSSNSTPNSKNIVKKNPKVANINVQLEMKALWDEFNQLGTEMIVTKAGRRMFPTFQVKIFGMDPMADYMLLMDFLPVDDKRYRYAFHSSSWLVAGKADPATPGRVHYHPDSPAKGAQWMKQIVSFDKLKLTNNLLDDNGHIILNSMHRYQPRFHVVYVDPRKDSEKYAEENYKTFVFEETRFTAVTAYQNHRITQLKIASNPFAKGFRDCDPEDWPRNHRPGSLPIMSAFARTRNPMSSPPQQNGAEKEDSRREYERDPSGTPIHGDPAHQLMSRVLSPALPVPGGLHAVPLTTGRPSPPHDLRPEPHPGATLPPDTLHHHPYKYPTTYEHYLGAKTRPSPYPLPSIRHTTYHHHMNPATANMYSATSGPANYDYGPR, encoded by the exons ATGGACGACGGCGGCCCCCTGTCTCCCAAGGCCAATGCTTTCAGTATTGCCTCTCTGATTTCGGCTGCGGAGCTAACAGGAAACGCGGCGTTTGATAAACTCAGCAGCGGTGGCCTGGACAAGCCAGACCTGCACAACAGCACGTCTTTTAAAATGCACTACAGCACTGTCACCCGGGAAATGGAAG CCATATCCAGTCCGTGGCTGACGCAGCTGTCCCATTTTTGCGATGTTGCAGCCTTCACGACGAGCAGCCTGAGCAGCCTCAACACGCCGGGAGGCTACCACCTCTCTCCGTCCCCCGGGGACCCATACGGTCAGCATGAGTCCCACTTTGAGCCGTGCCCCACTGCGCAGCACAGCTACAACTACCCGGGCTCCAACCCGGGCCAGGCCCCGCCGAGCGACGGAGGCACACCTAACTGCTCATCGTCCTCCTCTAACTCTACCCCAAACAGCAAAAACATCGTCAAGAAAAACCCCAAAGTTGCAAACATTAACGTTCAACTGGAGATGAAAGCATTATGGGACGAGTTTAATCAACTCGGGACAGAGATGATCGTGACTAAGGCGGGCAG GAGGATGTTTCCAACTTTTCAAGTCAAAATATTTGGGATGGACCCGATGGCAGATTATATGCTTCTTATGGACTTTTTGCCGGTGGACGACAAACGTTACAG GTATGCTTTCCACAGCTCCTCGTGGCTTGTAGCGGGAAAGGCAGACCCTGCTACGCCGGGCAGGGTGCACTACCACCCGGACTCCCCAGCTAAAGGCGCGCAGTGGATGAAGCAGATCGTGTCATTTGATAAACTCAAACTGACCAATAACCTCCTGGACGACAACGGCCAC ATTATTCTAAATTCGATGCACCGCTACCAGCCCCGGTTTCACGTGGTTTACGTGGATCCGCGCAAAGACAGCGAGAAGTACGCAGAGGAAAACTACAAGACGTTTGTGTTCGAGGAGACGCGCTTCACGGCGGTCACTGCGTACCAGAACCACCGG ATCACACAGCTAAAGATAGCCAGCAATCCTTTCGCAAAGGGATTCAGGGACTGTGACCCAGAGGACTG GCCCAGGAATCACCGGCCCGGCTCGCTGCCAATTATGAGTGCCTTCGCCAGAACCAGAAACCCCATGTCGTCTCCCCCTCAGCAGAACGGCGCAGAGAAAG AGGACAGCCGGCGAGAGTACGAGCGGGACCCCAGTGGCACCCCCATCCACGGCGACCCCGCTCACCAGCTCATGTCCCGCGTCCTCAGCCCCGCCCTACCCGTCCCCGGAGGTCTCCACGCCGTCCCCCTCACCACAGGACGTCCCAGCCCACCCCACGACCTGCGCCCCGAACCCCACCCCGGCGCAACCCTCCCCCCGGACACCCTCCACCACCACCCGTACAAATACCCCACCACTTACGAACACTACTTGGGTGCTAAAACCAGGCCAAGCCCCTATCCTTTACCCAGTATTCGGCACACAACCTACCACCATCATATGAACCCCGCCACAGCTAATATGTACTCTGCCACTAGTGGGCCGGCAAACTACGACTACGGGCCAAGATAA